One genomic segment of Terrihabitans soli includes these proteins:
- the ccmA gene encoding heme ABC exporter ATP-binding protein CcmA, giving the protein MRLNVENLGVERGGRSVLSGLSLTLDSGEALALTGPNGAGKTTLLRALAGLLPLTSGYIRLEGGDAEATSAEQMHLLGHADGVKTQLSASENVIFWAELLGGDPRETGTALDAVGLSHAADLPAAYLSAGQKRRLSLCRLIVAKRDLWLLDEPATALDTDGLDRLAQLVEIHRASGGLVMAATHADLNWPGLKRMVLGSAV; this is encoded by the coding sequence ATGCGCTTAAACGTTGAAAATCTTGGCGTTGAACGCGGCGGAAGGTCTGTCCTTTCCGGCCTGTCGCTGACGCTCGATTCCGGCGAGGCCCTCGCTTTGACCGGTCCGAACGGCGCCGGCAAGACCACTTTGCTGCGCGCTCTGGCCGGCCTCCTGCCCCTGACCTCAGGATATATCAGACTGGAGGGAGGTGACGCGGAGGCGACATCGGCCGAGCAGATGCACCTTCTCGGCCATGCCGACGGGGTGAAAACCCAGCTCTCGGCCAGTGAGAACGTCATCTTCTGGGCCGAGCTTTTGGGCGGCGACCCGCGCGAGACAGGAACCGCCCTCGATGCGGTCGGCCTGTCCCATGCCGCAGACCTTCCCGCCGCCTACCTCTCGGCCGGGCAGAAAAGACGGCTTTCCCTGTGCCGCCTGATCGTCGCCAAGCGCGATCTCTGGCTGCTCGATGAGCCGGCGACCGCCCTCGACACGGATGGGCTCGATCGTCTGGCGCAGCTCGTCGAGATCCACCGCGCCTCGGGCGGGCTCGTCATGGCCGCGACCCATGCCGATCTGAACTGGCCGGGGCTGAAACGCATGGTTCTGGGGAGCGCCGTATGA
- the ftsY gene encoding signal recognition particle-docking protein FtsY: MADEKKPGLFGRFFGGKPAEPEAAPADAELPPPTEAFVPDTAPVILRPEVDEDLSEALAPEVEVPREATGWFARLRKGLSRTSEKLGSGISDLFTKSKFDAATLDELEDLLIQADLGVDAAMRISQEVGRQRHERGLDEDGVRKVVAAEVEKSLAGVAKPLEIDASKKPFVILMAGVNGSGKTTTIGKLAQKFSAEGKKVMLAAGDTFRAAAVEQLNVWAQRTNVPIVTKEIGADASGLAYEAVETAKAAGVDILLIDTAGRLQNRTELMQELEKITRVIKKVDAEAPHAALLVLDATVGQNALSQVELFQKTAGITGLVMTKLDGTARGGILVAVAEKFALPIHFIGVGEGVGDLEPFIAADFSRALVGLD, translated from the coding sequence ATGGCGGACGAAAAGAAACCGGGATTGTTCGGACGCTTTTTCGGCGGCAAGCCTGCCGAACCGGAAGCTGCGCCGGCCGATGCGGAACTGCCGCCGCCGACCGAAGCTTTTGTGCCCGATACCGCTCCGGTGATCCTCAGGCCTGAAGTCGACGAAGACTTGTCCGAAGCGCTTGCGCCGGAAGTCGAAGTGCCGCGCGAGGCGACCGGCTGGTTCGCGCGCCTGCGCAAGGGCCTGTCGCGCACCTCGGAAAAGCTCGGCTCCGGCATCTCCGATCTTTTCACCAAGTCGAAATTCGATGCCGCGACGCTCGACGAACTTGAAGACCTTCTGATCCAGGCCGATCTCGGCGTCGATGCGGCCATGCGCATCTCGCAGGAAGTCGGCCGTCAGCGCCATGAGCGCGGTCTCGATGAGGACGGCGTGCGCAAGGTCGTGGCCGCGGAAGTCGAGAAATCTCTCGCCGGCGTCGCAAAGCCGCTTGAGATCGACGCGTCGAAAAAGCCCTTCGTCATTCTGATGGCGGGCGTCAACGGCTCGGGCAAGACGACGACGATCGGCAAGCTGGCGCAGAAATTTTCCGCCGAAGGCAAGAAGGTGATGCTGGCCGCGGGCGATACGTTCCGCGCCGCCGCTGTCGAGCAGCTGAATGTCTGGGCGCAGCGCACCAATGTTCCGATCGTCACGAAAGAGATCGGCGCCGATGCATCGGGCCTTGCCTATGAGGCGGTCGAGACGGCGAAGGCCGCGGGCGTCGATATTCTTCTGATCGATACCGCCGGCCGTCTGCAGAACCGCACCGAGCTGATGCAGGAGCTGGAAAAGATCACGCGCGTCATCAAGAAGGTGGATGCGGAAGCGCCGCACGCCGCGCTACTCGTTCTCGATGCCACGGTCGGCCAGAACGCGCTCTCCCAGGTCGAACTCTTTCAGAAGACCGCGGGCATTACCGGGCTTGTGATGACGAAGCTCGACGGCACCGCGCGCGGCGGCATTCTTGTGGCGGTCGCCGAGAAATTCGCGCTGCCGATCCATTTCATCGGCGTCGGCGAGGGCGTCGGCGATCTCGAACCTTTTATCGCGGCGGATTTCTCGCGCGCACTTGTCGGGCTGGACTGA
- a CDS encoding GNAT family N-acetyltransferase: MIRTAHLSDISAIATIYADAVKNGTASFELVPPSQDDIRARFEKTVAGGYPYLVAELDGRVAGYGYCGPYRPRAAYHFTVENSVYVDPAWHGKGVGRALMRALIASCEERGFRQMIAVIGDSRNAASIALHKTLGFEMIGTHRSVGRKHGVWLDTVEMQLSLGTGDHDDPSFEPA; the protein is encoded by the coding sequence ATGATCCGCACCGCACATCTCTCCGACATCTCCGCCATCGCCACGATCTATGCCGACGCCGTCAAAAACGGCACGGCGAGTTTTGAACTCGTGCCGCCATCGCAAGACGACATCCGCGCGCGTTTCGAAAAAACCGTTGCCGGCGGCTATCCCTATCTCGTCGCCGAACTCGACGGACGCGTTGCCGGCTACGGCTATTGCGGACCCTATAGGCCGCGCGCCGCCTATCACTTCACGGTCGAGAATTCCGTCTATGTCGATCCGGCCTGGCACGGCAAAGGCGTCGGCCGCGCACTGATGCGGGCGCTGATCGCCTCCTGCGAAGAACGCGGCTTCCGGCAGATGATCGCGGTGATCGGCGACAGCCGGAATGCTGCGTCCATCGCGCTGCACAAAACCCTCGGCTTTGAGATGATCGGCACGCACCGCTCCGTCGGCCGCAAGCACGGCGTCTGGCTCGATACGGTGGAGATGCAGCTCTCGCTCGGCACCGGCGATCATGACGATCCTTCGTTTGAACCCGCCTGA
- a CDS encoding DUF2794 domain-containing protein: MGEVVEPIKRFRGANAAPSDFKSPPPPPPTQHIAFDRHELREILNVYGRLVASGEMRDYAIDMLKEKAVFSLFRRMGEVPTYRVEKDPKLRNRQGAYAVITATGLILKRGHDLARVLSVLDKRLKLVTN; the protein is encoded by the coding sequence ATGGGCGAAGTGGTCGAGCCGATAAAACGTTTCCGCGGCGCAAACGCAGCGCCCTCTGATTTCAAATCGCCGCCACCTCCGCCGCCGACGCAGCACATCGCCTTCGACCGGCACGAGCTTCGCGAAATTCTCAATGTCTATGGCCGCCTCGTCGCCTCCGGCGAGATGCGCGACTACGCCATCGACATGCTGAAGGAGAAAGCGGTGTTCTCGCTGTTCCGCCGCATGGGCGAAGTGCCGACCTATCGCGTCGAGAAAGATCCGAAACTGCGCAATCGTCAGGGCGCGTATGCGGTCATCACGGCGACGGGTCTGATCCTCAAACGCGGCCACGATCTGGCGCGCGTTCTCAGCGTTCTCGACAAGCGCCTGAAGCTCGTCACCAACTGA
- a CDS encoding heme ABC transporter permease — protein sequence MSRLKASTPKSTSRPMIALANPARFNSISGRLLPWLTALTVIVLTAGLYQAFFVSPADYQQGETVRIMFVHVPAAWLSMFGWTLMSIASLGVLVWRHPLADVAAEAAAPIGAAFTLIALVTGSLWGRPMWGTWWEWDARLTSVLVLFLMYLGVIALRAALDEPSRAAKLVAILTLVGFINIPIIKFSVDWWNTLHQPASVIRMDGPTIHPDILVPLLVCAVGFTLLFVTLHLVVMRTELIRRRLRGLQRRAAEAR from the coding sequence ATGAGCCGATTGAAAGCCTCGACACCTAAGTCTACATCGCGCCCGATGATCGCGCTTGCGAACCCCGCCCGCTTCAATTCGATCAGCGGCCGCCTCCTGCCCTGGCTCACGGCTCTCACCGTGATCGTGCTGACGGCCGGCCTCTATCAGGCTTTCTTCGTTTCGCCCGCCGACTACCAGCAGGGCGAGACGGTGCGCATCATGTTCGTGCATGTGCCCGCCGCCTGGCTATCGATGTTCGGCTGGACGCTGATGTCGATTGCCAGCCTCGGCGTTCTTGTGTGGCGCCACCCGCTCGCCGATGTCGCGGCGGAAGCCGCCGCCCCCATCGGCGCGGCGTTCACTTTGATCGCGCTCGTCACCGGCTCGCTCTGGGGACGGCCGATGTGGGGCACCTGGTGGGAATGGGATGCGCGGCTGACCTCCGTCCTTGTTCTCTTCCTGATGTATCTCGGCGTCATTGCGCTGCGTGCGGCGCTCGATGAGCCCTCGCGCGCCGCAAAGCTCGTCGCGATCCTGACGCTTGTCGGCTTCATCAATATTCCGATCATCAAATTCTCGGTCGACTGGTGGAACACGCTGCACCAGCCGGCCTCCGTCATCCGCATGGACGGCCCGACCATTCATCCGGATATTCTCGTGCCGCTGCTTGTCTGCGCCGTGGGCTTCACGCTGCTCTTCGTGACTTTGCATCTTGTCGTCATGCGCACCGAACTTATCCGCCGCCGCTTGCGCGGCTTGCAGCGCCGGGCGGCGGAAGCGCGATGA
- the acnA gene encoding aconitate hydratase AcnA — MGSVLVTKTSLDSFKCRRTLTAAGKTYVYYSLIEAEKNGLSGISKLPVSLRVLLENLLRTEDGRTTKAEDIKAFSDWLTTKSSDREMAFRPARVLMQDFTGVPSVVDLAAMRDAMTTLGGDPTRINPLVPVDLVIDHSVVVEEFGTPKAFAQNVAIEYQRNGERYRFLKWAQQSFDNFRVVPPGTGICHQVNLEYLSQVVWTKTEGKDEVAYFDTLVGTDSHTTMVNGLGVLGWGVGGIEAEACMLGQPMSMLIPEVVGMKLTGKLREGVTATDLVLTVTQMLRKKGVVGKLVEFYGPGLAGMALEDRATIGNMAPEYGATCGYFPVDKESLRYLNETGRDEDRIALVEAYCKAQGVFWTPETTDPVFTDTLALDLSSIEPSMAGPKRPQDRVLLSGTKAGFIAALENEFGKKGKTGEQFPVEGADYKIGHGHVVLAAITSCTNTSNPNVMIAAGLLARNAVAKGLKSKPWVKTSLAPGSQVVAEYYQTSGLQKELDALGFNLVGFGCTSCIGNSGSLPEPVSNAINDNDIVGGAVISGNRNFEGRVNPDVKANYLASPPLVVAYAIAGSLQIDLSTEPLGTDPDGNPVFLKDIWPSSKEVAEYIRANVTREVFAKRYADVFKGDETWRKIAVPKGLTYKWDMGSTYVQNPPYFEGITREAPPVKDIDNARLLGLFLDSITTDHISPAGSIKQASPAGEYLMEHQVRPQDYNQYGTRRGNHQVMMRGTFANIRIKNQMLPGVEGGVSKHYPSGEEMPMYDVAMRYKEEGVPLIIFAGKEYGTGSSRDWAAKGTALLGIRAVVTESFERIHRSNLVGMGVVPLVFEAGTTWKTLGLKGDETVTIHGLAEGLKPQAILTAEITYGSGEVKKVPLICRIDTLEELEYFKNGGILQYVLRSLAA, encoded by the coding sequence ATGGGATCCGTGCTCGTGACCAAAACCAGCCTCGACAGTTTCAAGTGCCGCCGAACGCTCACTGCCGCCGGCAAGACCTATGTCTATTACAGCCTGATCGAGGCTGAGAAAAACGGACTTTCCGGGATCTCCAAGCTCCCGGTCTCGCTCCGGGTTCTCCTTGAAAACCTGCTGCGGACCGAAGACGGGCGCACCACCAAGGCCGAAGACATCAAGGCCTTCTCGGATTGGCTGACCACAAAATCCTCGGACCGCGAGATGGCGTTCCGCCCGGCGCGCGTTCTGATGCAGGACTTCACCGGCGTTCCCTCCGTCGTCGACCTCGCCGCCATGCGCGATGCGATGACAACGCTCGGCGGCGATCCGACCCGCATCAACCCGCTCGTCCCCGTCGATCTTGTCATCGATCACTCGGTCGTCGTCGAAGAGTTCGGCACGCCGAAAGCCTTCGCTCAGAACGTCGCGATCGAATACCAGCGCAATGGCGAGCGCTACCGCTTCCTGAAATGGGCGCAGCAATCCTTCGACAATTTCCGCGTCGTGCCGCCGGGCACCGGCATCTGCCATCAGGTCAATCTCGAATATCTGTCGCAGGTTGTATGGACGAAGACCGAAGGCAAGGACGAGGTCGCCTATTTCGATACGCTTGTCGGCACCGACAGCCACACGACCATGGTCAATGGTCTCGGCGTGCTCGGCTGGGGCGTCGGCGGCATTGAGGCCGAGGCCTGCATGCTGGGCCAGCCCATGTCGATGCTCATTCCGGAAGTCGTCGGTATGAAGCTGACCGGCAAATTGCGCGAAGGCGTCACGGCAACAGACCTCGTGCTGACCGTCACTCAGATGCTGCGCAAGAAGGGTGTTGTCGGCAAGCTCGTCGAATTTTACGGCCCGGGCCTTGCCGGCATGGCGCTCGAAGATCGCGCGACCATCGGCAATATGGCGCCGGAATACGGCGCGACCTGTGGCTACTTCCCGGTCGACAAGGAATCGCTGCGCTATCTCAACGAGACCGGCCGCGACGAAGACCGCATCGCGCTGGTCGAAGCCTATTGCAAGGCGCAGGGCGTGTTCTGGACGCCGGAGACGACGGATCCTGTATTTACGGATACGCTGGCGCTCGACCTGTCGAGCATCGAGCCGTCGATGGCCGGTCCGAAGCGTCCGCAGGATCGCGTTCTGCTCTCCGGCACGAAGGCCGGTTTCATCGCCGCGCTGGAAAACGAATTCGGCAAAAAGGGCAAGACCGGCGAGCAGTTCCCGGTCGAAGGCGCGGACTATAAGATCGGGCACGGCCATGTCGTTCTGGCCGCCATCACGTCCTGCACCAATACGTCCAACCCGAATGTGATGATCGCAGCGGGCCTTCTCGCCCGCAATGCCGTGGCCAAAGGCCTCAAAAGCAAGCCCTGGGTGAAGACCTCGCTTGCGCCGGGATCGCAGGTCGTTGCCGAGTACTATCAGACGTCCGGCCTGCAAAAGGAGCTCGACGCGCTCGGCTTCAATCTCGTCGGCTTCGGCTGCACGAGCTGCATCGGCAATTCGGGCTCCCTGCCGGAGCCGGTCTCCAATGCCATCAACGATAACGACATCGTCGGCGGCGCCGTCATCTCCGGCAACCGCAATTTCGAAGGCCGCGTGAACCCCGATGTGAAGGCGAACTATCTCGCTTCGCCGCCGCTTGTCGTGGCGTACGCGATCGCCGGTTCGTTGCAGATCGATCTTTCGACCGAACCGCTCGGTACAGACCCGGACGGCAATCCCGTGTTCCTGAAAGATATCTGGCCGTCGTCGAAAGAGGTCGCGGAATATATCCGCGCCAATGTCACGCGCGAGGTCTTCGCCAAGCGCTATGCCGACGTCTTCAAGGGCGACGAGACCTGGCGCAAGATCGCCGTGCCGAAGGGCCTCACCTATAAATGGGATATGGGTTCGACCTATGTGCAGAACCCGCCCTATTTCGAAGGCATCACGCGCGAGGCGCCGCCGGTCAAGGACATCGACAATGCGCGTCTGCTCGGCCTTTTCCTCGACTCGATCACGACCGACCACATCTCTCCGGCCGGTTCGATCAAGCAGGCGAGCCCCGCCGGCGAATATCTGATGGAGCATCAGGTCCGTCCGCAGGACTACAATCAGTACGGCACGCGGCGCGGCAATCATCAGGTGATGATGCGCGGCACCTTCGCCAATATCCGCATCAAGAACCAGATGCTCCCGGGCGTCGAAGGCGGCGTGTCCAAGCACTATCCGAGCGGCGAAGAGATGCCGATGTACGATGTGGCGATGCGCTACAAGGAAGAGGGCGTGCCGCTCATCATCTTCGCCGGCAAGGAATACGGCACCGGCTCCTCGCGTGACTGGGCGGCCAAGGGCACGGCATTGCTCGGCATCCGCGCCGTCGTTACCGAAAGCTTCGAGCGCATCCATCGCTCCAATCTCGTCGGCATGGGCGTCGTCCCGCTGGTCTTCGAGGCCGGCACGACCTGGAAGACGCTGGGCCTGAAAGGCGACGAAACCGTCACCATTCACGGCCTTGCCGAGGGGCTGAAGCCGCAGGCGATCCTGACGGCCGAGATCACCTACGGCTCGGGCGAGGTTAAGAAAGTCCCGCTGATCTGCCGGATCGATACCCTCGAAGAGCTCGAATATTTCAAGAACGGCGGCATCTTGCAGTACGTGCTGAGGTCGCTGGCGGCTTAA
- a CDS encoding DsbE family thiol:disulfide interchange protein yields MRRLGVLIPLVLFVALVTLFYFRLYAGDPQKLPSALIGREAPEFTLPPLDGLTFADGAAVPGLARKDLGNGQVTVINVFASWCAPCRDEHPLLERLARMNRVKLVGLAYKDEPQNTLKFLSEMGNPFSAVGRDDKGRAAIDWGVYGVPETFVIGKDGRIAYKHIGPLTEASLTDVLLPEIDKAERGSTSALLR; encoded by the coding sequence ATGCGGCGGCTCGGCGTTCTTATTCCGCTCGTGCTGTTCGTTGCACTGGTGACGCTGTTTTATTTTCGTCTTTACGCCGGCGATCCGCAGAAGCTGCCTTCCGCACTCATCGGCCGCGAAGCGCCGGAGTTTACGCTGCCGCCGCTCGACGGCCTGACGTTTGCCGACGGCGCTGCCGTGCCGGGCCTTGCGCGCAAGGATCTCGGCAATGGACAGGTCACCGTCATCAATGTCTTCGCCTCCTGGTGCGCGCCCTGCCGCGATGAGCATCCTCTGCTCGAGCGCCTGGCGCGCATGAACCGGGTCAAACTGGTCGGCCTTGCCTATAAGGACGAGCCGCAGAACACGCTGAAATTTCTGAGTGAGATGGGGAACCCCTTTTCAGCCGTCGGCCGCGACGACAAAGGCCGCGCCGCCATCGACTGGGGCGTTTACGGCGTTCCGGAAACCTTCGTCATCGGCAAAGACGGACGCATCGCCTACAAGCATATCGGCCCGCTGACCGAAGCCTCCCTGACCGATGTGCTTTTGCCCGAGATCGACAAGGCCGAACGCGGTTCGACCTCCGCGCTATTGCGCTGA
- a CDS encoding septation protein A, with the protein MTVKTTADAPKKKLNPWLKFALELGPLVIFFVANSRAGLFWGTGCFMAATAVSLAVSWFLIRRLPIMPLVTGVVVLIFGGLTLYLQDELFIKLKPTIVNTLFAGALFAGLFFGKSLLAVVFEAAFDLTPEGWRKLTWRWAFFFVFLAVLNEVIWRNFSTDFWVAFKVWGTMPLTFLFALLQVPLLTRYDAKTSAQ; encoded by the coding sequence ATGACCGTGAAAACAACGGCGGATGCGCCGAAGAAGAAACTGAACCCCTGGCTCAAATTCGCGCTGGAACTCGGGCCGCTCGTCATTTTCTTCGTGGCGAATTCGCGCGCCGGCCTGTTCTGGGGCACCGGCTGTTTCATGGCCGCGACGGCGGTCTCGCTCGCCGTGTCCTGGTTCCTGATCCGCCGCCTGCCAATCATGCCGCTCGTCACCGGCGTCGTCGTTCTGATTTTCGGCGGGCTGACGCTCTATCTGCAGGATGAGCTGTTCATCAAGCTGAAGCCGACCATTGTGAACACGCTGTTTGCCGGCGCGCTATTTGCGGGCCTCTTCTTCGGCAAATCGCTGCTCGCCGTTGTTTTTGAAGCTGCGTTCGATCTGACGCCGGAGGGCTGGCGCAAGCTCACCTGGCGCTGGGCGTTCTTCTTCGTCTTTCTGGCCGTGCTCAACGAAGTGATCTGGCGCAATTTCTCGACCGATTTCTGGGTCGCGTTCAAGGTCTGGGGCACGATGCCTCTGACCTTCCTGTTTGCGCTGCTTCAGGTGCCGCTGCTGACGCGCTACGACGCAAAGACGTCAGCGCAATAG
- a CDS encoding DUF1223 domain-containing protein, whose translation MRYSTPLFGLLLTLGAGPVFAGPPKAVLELFTSQGCSSCPKADRLAAELARDKDLVVLTFPVDYWDYLGWKDTLGSSAHSARQRAYAMVRGDRKVFTPQMVVNGRSQCKGSDRAEIEAAIKQTASEASLFSVPATINEADGQIEVEVPSSAARESEVWLVAVASQRTVEIDAGENKSRTISYTNVVRQMTRLGAFTGKPAHFTVPRTEAVPADADRYLVLVQDGSGSMPGVILGVAEPATN comes from the coding sequence ATGAGATATTCAACGCCCCTGTTCGGGCTTCTTCTGACCCTTGGTGCGGGACCGGTTTTTGCCGGGCCCCCCAAGGCCGTCCTCGAACTCTTCACCAGCCAGGGCTGTTCCTCCTGTCCGAAGGCTGACAGGCTCGCGGCCGAGCTTGCGCGCGATAAGGACCTCGTCGTCCTCACATTCCCGGTCGACTATTGGGATTATCTCGGCTGGAAGGACACGCTGGGGTCGTCGGCCCATTCGGCGCGCCAGCGCGCCTACGCCATGGTGCGCGGCGACCGTAAAGTCTTTACCCCGCAAATGGTCGTGAACGGGCGGTCGCAGTGCAAAGGCTCCGACCGCGCCGAGATCGAAGCGGCGATCAAGCAAACGGCGTCGGAAGCGAGTCTGTTTTCGGTTCCGGCGACGATCAACGAAGCCGATGGACAGATCGAGGTCGAGGTGCCTTCGAGCGCTGCGCGCGAAAGCGAAGTCTGGCTTGTGGCCGTCGCCTCCCAGCGCACGGTCGAGATCGATGCCGGCGAAAACAAAAGCCGCACCATCAGTTACACAAATGTCGTCCGTCAGATGACCCGGCTTGGCGCGTTTACCGGCAAACCGGCGCATTTCACCGTACCGCGCACGGAAGCGGTGCCGGCGGATGCCGATCGCTATCTTGTTCTGGTGCAGGATGGATCGGGCTCGATGCCCGGCGTCATTCTCGGCGTTGCCGAGCCGGCAACCAACTGA
- the ccmD gene encoding heme exporter protein CcmD yields the protein MNDHFFYIAASYGFTALIVLALILWAWRSHRTEAHALAKLEAKLGRKD from the coding sequence ATGAACGACCATTTCTTTTATATCGCCGCGTCCTACGGCTTTACGGCGCTCATCGTGCTGGCGCTTATTCTCTGGGCCTGGCGCAGTCATCGCACCGAAGCGCACGCCCTCGCAAAGCTCGAAGCCAAACTCGGCCGGAAAGACTGA
- a CDS encoding Bax inhibitor-1/YccA family protein translates to MSDFDRSGTARVGGTTRTEAAVIDQGLRAYMVSVYNYMTLGLAITGLVAIGTFKLAVTQDASGALALTSFGQTMFQTPLKWVFALAPLGMVFFLSARINRMSAGAAQISFWVFAALMGISLSTIFLVYTGSSIARVFFITAAAFGALSLYGYTTKRDLSGLGTFLFMGLVGIVIASIVNIFLGSTMMQFIISTVGVLVFSGLTAYDTQRIKEMYNAVDDSDMMGRKAIMGALSLYLDFINLFMMLLNLFGNRE, encoded by the coding sequence ATGAGTGACTTCGACCGCTCTGGGACGGCCCGCGTAGGCGGCACCACCCGCACGGAGGCCGCTGTCATCGACCAGGGCCTGCGCGCCTACATGGTCTCCGTCTACAATTACATGACGCTCGGCCTTGCGATTACCGGCCTTGTCGCCATCGGCACGTTCAAACTTGCCGTAACGCAGGACGCCTCCGGCGCCCTCGCTCTGACCTCGTTCGGCCAGACGATGTTCCAGACCCCGCTGAAATGGGTGTTCGCCCTCGCGCCGCTCGGCATGGTGTTCTTCCTGTCGGCCCGCATCAACCGCATGAGCGCCGGCGCAGCGCAGATTTCCTTCTGGGTCTTTGCGGCCCTGATGGGTATCTCGCTGTCGACGATCTTCCTCGTCTACACCGGCTCTTCGATCGCTCGCGTGTTCTTCATCACCGCGGCGGCCTTCGGCGCGCTCAGCCTCTACGGCTACACGACGAAGCGCGATCTCAGCGGCCTCGGCACATTCCTGTTCATGGGCCTGGTCGGTATCGTCATCGCCTCGATCGTCAACATCTTCCTCGGCTCGACGATGATGCAGTTCATCATCTCGACGGTCGGCGTTCTCGTGTTCTCGGGCCTCACCGCCTATGACACGCAGCGCATCAAGGAGATGTACAACGCGGTCGACGATAGCGACATGATGGGCCGCAAGGCGATCATGGGCGCCCTGTCGCTCTACCTCGACTTCATCAACCTGTTCATGATGCTGCTGAACCTGTTCGGCAATCGCGAGTAA
- the ccmB gene encoding heme exporter protein CcmB: protein MTRTLLALIRRDFRLAIRSGGGFGLPLVFFLSVVVMTPFAAGPDLPLLARIGPAILWIGALLATLIGLDRLFAADAEDGSLDLLFGTPAPLPLLVLAKCAAHWIVTGLPLAAIAPLLGLMLNLPPEALGAVALTLLLGTPALTLLGAIGAALTVGLRRGGLLLPVLVLPMTVPVLIFGVSATNALILGTEAGPALSMLGALGLASLVLAPLAAAAALRASQS, encoded by the coding sequence ATGACGCGCACCCTCCTCGCTCTCATCCGCCGCGACTTCCGCCTCGCTATCCGCTCCGGCGGCGGGTTCGGCCTGCCGCTCGTCTTCTTCCTGTCGGTCGTCGTGATGACGCCCTTCGCAGCAGGCCCTGATTTGCCGCTTCTTGCCCGCATCGGCCCGGCGATCCTCTGGATCGGCGCTTTGCTCGCGACCCTGATCGGCCTCGACCGCTTGTTTGCGGCGGACGCCGAAGACGGCTCGCTCGACCTTCTGTTCGGCACGCCCGCGCCGCTGCCGCTGCTCGTTCTGGCCAAATGCGCCGCTCACTGGATCGTGACCGGCCTGCCGCTCGCCGCTATCGCCCCGCTGCTCGGCCTGATGCTGAACCTGCCGCCGGAGGCGCTGGGCGCTGTGGCGCTGACCCTTCTCCTCGGCACGCCGGCGCTGACTTTGCTCGGCGCCATCGGCGCGGCGCTGACGGTCGGCCTTCGGCGCGGCGGGCTTCTCCTGCCGGTCCTTGTTCTGCCGATGACAGTGCCGGTCCTGATCTTCGGCGTTTCGGCGACGAATGCGCTGATCCTCGGCACCGAGGCGGGTCCGGCGCTTTCCATGCTCGGAGCGCTCGGCCTTGCCTCCCTTGTCCTCGCGCCGCTGGCCGCGGCTGCGGCACTTCGGGCCAGCCAGTCATGA